One genomic window of Moorella glycerini includes the following:
- a CDS encoding AAA family ATPase, protein MPAVTWQRLSLVGFGCYRERVTVTFQEGLNVLVAPNEKGKSTLIAGLEAVLFGLPNTSNPEAFGSARFANREEPDQFEGEVEFRVDGRAYALRRQFNTNRVTIRTRGDHGWEEVWRGSHNPGAHKKIPAYLEHLTAFLGITSRELFEATFCLGQPLPEGRALSNEVQKLLSGSGGHYQEALKMLADDLRALTRYCGDRGVGNNGRKDARLEELQAEIAILRQQQQATSTTIDQLTTVRSRLQELAVEIKSVRAQLKKKQDLRAAWDGWRALQVRYNSALHEQQQAGAVQERARELEQKIRLHQEQATRSYPEWASAPAGTARKLDRLVELEQEMARLKGEMANWEAHLRDLNKEQEALTARLQGELAAVANHPDILRDLEDLRSLVAARQELAREVKDLAARAAETAAELAALPDFSVLGNSPATALEGLQVAARQLLEDWGRFQEQQNRCKELEAELAGDLSCFAGLPPEKEALVASYATTRLTLAREEEAAREACRRLEEQKATYRRREEDFQREFGDLASLGEEAFQAATDKPRLLADLQAKEAARKAALEAGRRKRLGIVLALTGAGLVTGLVAGLATGNWLVALVVALVLAGLGYGAGSYLGREGKDSLELAGEIATLREHLEQLDAVLGPWAGATAAELGELRQRLRERERARVELATLAASLPGTAEEEAARLALEAATRASQDFLAATAEISARFTDVTAAYRRYLATREEWERLAAEIEAFTMKAVGAPPLTALTIPLAGLAAPWPGLTSLARLAGQAPATVGELLTWLKELDQAAWEDFLARARRWEELTALNRQVQEKQEQLLQPDEEGQTALERLAARIAALEGHVAPFTAATEAGEIAPLLEEAARIKERLGQVAGRQQAAGSRVKDLRGQIQELEPEAAKLREDLAVILAPAGGEAGKALERWQAYEQLAREWQGWQKQMAGLLGEGDLDDLAAACLDAANRAAAILKEWQDLVREHPGLPEPGRETKGEELEEQYRALRAGIRELENRLEGLEGEERELLRRQSQLEGYQAVNMAIVAETLVAREKELERLELEAGALALAYRELVAAARDYSQNYRRELALAASRYFNLFTGRQERQVDITEDFQVEVREGGAAIALAQLSRGAQDQLYLALRLAIGDLLSADLTLPFIFDDCFVNCDGERRERIRESLAALAPRRQLILLSHDPDFAAWGTLVKIER, encoded by the coding sequence ATGCCGGCTGTAACCTGGCAGCGCCTGAGCCTGGTCGGTTTTGGCTGCTACCGGGAGCGGGTAACTGTTACTTTCCAGGAAGGCCTCAATGTCCTGGTGGCCCCCAATGAAAAGGGTAAGTCAACCCTGATTGCCGGCCTGGAGGCCGTCCTTTTCGGACTCCCCAACACCAGCAACCCGGAAGCCTTTGGCAGCGCCCGTTTTGCCAACCGGGAAGAGCCGGACCAGTTTGAAGGGGAAGTAGAATTCCGGGTTGACGGCCGGGCCTACGCCTTAAGGCGCCAATTTAATACTAACCGGGTGACCATCAGGACCAGGGGTGATCACGGTTGGGAAGAGGTCTGGCGGGGCAGCCACAACCCCGGCGCCCACAAGAAAATCCCAGCTTATCTCGAACACCTTACTGCCTTTCTGGGCATAACCTCCCGGGAACTCTTTGAAGCCACCTTCTGCCTGGGCCAGCCCCTGCCGGAAGGGAGGGCTTTAAGCAATGAGGTACAAAAGCTCCTTTCCGGTAGCGGTGGCCACTACCAGGAAGCCCTAAAAATGCTGGCTGACGACCTGAGAGCCCTGACCCGTTATTGCGGTGACCGGGGCGTGGGCAATAACGGCCGCAAGGACGCCCGGCTGGAAGAGCTGCAAGCGGAAATTGCGATTTTGCGGCAACAGCAGCAGGCCACCAGCACCACCATTGACCAGCTGACCACCGTGCGCTCCCGGCTCCAGGAACTGGCGGTAGAGATTAAGTCGGTCCGGGCGCAACTGAAAAAAAAGCAGGACCTCCGGGCAGCCTGGGATGGCTGGCGCGCCCTGCAGGTAAGATACAACAGCGCCCTGCACGAACAGCAGCAGGCCGGGGCGGTCCAGGAAAGGGCCCGGGAGCTAGAGCAGAAGATCCGCCTGCACCAGGAGCAGGCGACCCGGTCGTATCCCGAGTGGGCCAGCGCTCCGGCAGGTACCGCCCGCAAACTCGACCGCCTGGTGGAGCTGGAGCAGGAAATGGCCCGCTTAAAGGGCGAGATGGCAAACTGGGAGGCGCACCTCCGGGATTTAAATAAGGAGCAGGAAGCATTAACGGCCAGGCTGCAGGGAGAACTGGCAGCGGTGGCCAATCACCCGGATATCCTGCGGGACCTGGAGGACCTGCGTAGCCTGGTGGCTGCGCGGCAGGAGCTGGCCAGGGAGGTGAAGGACCTGGCGGCGCGGGCGGCAGAAACGGCTGCTGAACTGGCCGCCCTGCCTGATTTCAGCGTGCTGGGAAACAGCCCGGCCACGGCCCTGGAGGGTTTACAGGTAGCGGCGCGCCAGCTCCTGGAGGACTGGGGCCGCTTTCAAGAGCAGCAAAACCGCTGTAAGGAACTGGAAGCGGAACTGGCGGGGGATCTGAGCTGCTTTGCCGGGCTGCCGCCGGAAAAGGAAGCCCTGGTGGCCAGTTACGCGACCACCAGGCTCACCCTGGCAAGGGAAGAAGAGGCGGCCCGGGAAGCCTGCCGGCGCCTGGAGGAACAAAAGGCCACCTACCGGCGCCGTGAGGAAGATTTCCAGCGAGAATTTGGCGACCTGGCCTCTTTAGGGGAGGAAGCCTTCCAGGCGGCGACAGATAAACCTCGCTTGCTGGCGGACCTGCAGGCAAAGGAAGCAGCCCGAAAGGCGGCCCTGGAGGCCGGCAGGCGCAAGAGGCTGGGTATAGTTCTCGCCCTGACCGGCGCCGGCCTGGTTACGGGCCTGGTAGCCGGCCTGGCCACCGGCAACTGGCTTGTCGCCCTGGTGGTAGCCCTGGTCCTGGCCGGCCTGGGCTATGGCGCCGGATCTTACCTGGGCCGAGAGGGGAAAGACAGCCTCGAGCTGGCCGGCGAGATTGCCACCCTGCGGGAGCACCTGGAGCAGCTGGATGCCGTGCTGGGCCCCTGGGCGGGGGCCACGGCGGCGGAACTGGGCGAACTCCGCCAGCGCCTGCGGGAGCGGGAGCGGGCGCGGGTGGAGCTGGCAACCCTGGCCGCTTCTTTGCCCGGCACGGCAGAGGAAGAAGCGGCCCGGCTGGCCCTGGAGGCAGCAACCAGGGCCAGCCAGGATTTCCTTGCTGCCACGGCAGAAATCAGCGCCCGGTTTACCGATGTAACGGCAGCCTACCGCCGTTACCTGGCCACCAGGGAAGAGTGGGAGCGCCTGGCAGCCGAGATAGAAGCCTTTACCATGAAGGCCGTGGGAGCACCGCCGCTAACGGCTTTAACGATACCCCTCGCCGGCCTGGCCGCTCCCTGGCCGGGCCTTACCTCCCTGGCGCGGCTGGCCGGGCAGGCCCCGGCCACAGTGGGCGAGCTTTTAACCTGGTTAAAGGAACTAGATCAAGCCGCCTGGGAAGATTTCCTGGCCCGGGCCCGGCGGTGGGAAGAATTGACGGCCCTTAACCGGCAGGTGCAAGAAAAACAGGAACAGCTCTTGCAGCCGGACGAAGAGGGGCAGACGGCCCTGGAACGCCTGGCGGCCAGGATCGCTGCCCTGGAAGGGCACGTGGCCCCCTTCACGGCGGCTACCGAAGCCGGGGAGATTGCTCCCCTGCTGGAGGAGGCGGCGAGGATAAAAGAACGCCTGGGCCAGGTGGCCGGCCGGCAGCAGGCTGCCGGGAGCCGGGTTAAGGATTTACGGGGGCAAATCCAGGAGCTGGAGCCTGAGGCAGCAAAGCTGCGGGAAGATCTGGCCGTCATCCTGGCGCCAGCCGGCGGGGAGGCCGGTAAAGCCCTGGAGCGCTGGCAAGCCTATGAGCAGCTGGCCCGGGAGTGGCAGGGCTGGCAGAAGCAGATGGCCGGCCTCCTGGGTGAAGGCGACCTGGACGACCTGGCCGCCGCCTGCCTGGATGCCGCCAACCGGGCCGCGGCTATCCTGAAGGAATGGCAGGACCTGGTCCGGGAGCACCCGGGGCTGCCTGAACCCGGGCGGGAAACAAAAGGGGAGGAGTTGGAAGAACAGTACAGGGCCCTCCGGGCAGGGATAAGGGAGCTAGAAAACCGCCTGGAAGGGCTGGAGGGTGAAGAGCGAGAGCTATTGCGCCGCCAGTCCCAGCTAGAAGGCTACCAGGCCGTCAACATGGCCATTGTTGCCGAGACCCTGGTGGCCAGGGAAAAGGAACTGGAGCGCCTGGAACTAGAGGCCGGTGCCCTGGCCCTGGCCTACCGGGAGCTTGTGGCCGCAGCACGGGATTACAGCCAGAACTACCGCCGCGAACTGGCCCTGGCTGCCAGCCGCTATTTTAACCTTTTTACGGGCCGGCAGGAGCGCCAGGTAGATATCACTGAAGATTTCCAGGTGGAGGTGAGGGAAGGCGGGGCAGCTATTGCTCTGGCCCAGCTCAGCCGCGGTGCCCAGGACCAGCTGTACCTGGCCTTGCGCCTGGCTATTGGCGACCTCCTGAGCGCTGATCTTACTTTACCCTTTATCTTTGACGACTGCTTTGTCAACTGTGACGGCGAGCGCCGCGAGCGCATCCGGGAGAGCCTGGCGGCCCTGGCCCCGCGGCGGCAGTTAATTCTGTTATCCCATGACCCGGATTTTGCCGCCTGGGGGACCCTGGTGAAGATCGAAAGGTAA
- a CDS encoding UvrD-helicase domain-containing protein, with protein sequence MTSAGEKRRWTEEQLAAIRARRANLLVAAAAGAGKTAVLVERIIQRLTDPEAPVSLENLLVVTFTEAAAAEMRQRIGAALEAAVARQPENEALRRQLLLLNRAHISTIHSFCLWVVRTYFYRLDLDPGFRVMDPAEADLLQLEVMDQVLEECFAAEPGGGPITGLADSLGGRGDANLVELVLKVWEFTRSLPWPEAWLEEAVAAYRVPAGTPLESLPWYREIKEVIALRLQETAFYLREAMRLSASPSGPAIYLDNLEREESQVAGLLAGLDCLTWNQVCERLTAFSFGRLKAVRGGSVDERLKEKATGYRDQAKKLLKELQEEFCRDEAAIRAELDRVRELVTALVEVVRRFDAAFRELKRRRGLVDFGDLEHLCLQVLLDPEARPGELRPSALALELRQRFEEVLVDEYQDINSIQDAILALVSRQEVISPCDGPGQASGQGTALPVAGAPNLFMVGDVKQSIYRFRLANPELFLAKYRQYQEREGELNRRILLKANFRSRQGIIDGVNFIFRQVFSPLVGELDYDAAAALVSRAGYPEHPAAATPAIEVYLQERQLEGEAGADPEEDTAGAGEGAVEPAGAAAGQMDPEDLTALEREAWLVARRIRQLVQGTPERPGPECQVWDPERQAYRDVTYRDIVILLRATQDRAPVFIEALQQYDIPAYADLGSGYFAATEVETILSLLRVIDNPHQDIPLAAVLRSPLVGLTAGELARIRLATPGEDFFTAVMNAAGVGEEQRVTAGDCSGDSGLGSGAISPYASELPGRNSCSPAGGVQPPCTSAGGDLPPSSRAEREEGDAAREKDLAARLRGFLARLDRWRTMARRQPLGDLVWQLYRETGYLEFAGGLPGGAQRQANLRALLDRARQFEGFARHGLFRFLRFIERLQQNEGDLGTARPLGENEDVVRVMSIHKAKGLEFPVVIVADLGKGFNFQDLSGDVLLHGKLGLAPLYLDAAAGIKYPTLPYLAAAHRLRLEALSEEVRILYVAMTRAREKLILVGSARDLPKQAENWCAGLFVDEEQLPPMLTARARSPLDWLAAALARHTHGAPLRQLAGIEEGCLLDDPSCWQVEVVKAPALPAVTGEVPWEPAAVPGYSPGNSPGMDEQAPGGEADHARLRQEVDRRLSWVYPWQPMTALPVKLAVTDLKRRFDVFNEGDTPVRPGGNGFTRRPLFLQASQGLTAAERGTATHLVLQHVDLSKPVTGESLAGLLQEMVGREILTPEQAAAVDTSAIVTFFAGPLGRRLLARPEKVKRELPFSLAVPAAGLYPGLPAEAAADEIILVQGIIDCLVDEEDGFLLLDFKTGRIPPDPLAAYREQVQLYARAVSIIFKRDVKEAYLYFLDGGVEFKVIG encoded by the coding sequence ATGACCAGTGCAGGCGAGAAGCGCCGCTGGACGGAGGAACAGCTGGCCGCCATCCGGGCGCGCCGGGCCAACCTCCTGGTGGCTGCCGCCGCCGGGGCCGGCAAGACGGCCGTCCTGGTGGAACGCATTATCCAGCGCCTGACGGATCCGGAAGCACCCGTCAGCCTGGAAAACCTGCTGGTGGTAACCTTTACCGAGGCCGCCGCTGCCGAGATGCGCCAGCGGATAGGGGCCGCCCTGGAAGCGGCCGTCGCCCGGCAGCCGGAAAATGAGGCCCTGCGGCGCCAGCTCCTGCTGTTGAACCGCGCCCATATCAGCACCATCCACTCCTTTTGCCTCTGGGTCGTGCGTACCTATTTTTACCGCCTGGACCTCGACCCGGGCTTCCGGGTCATGGACCCGGCCGAGGCCGACCTCCTGCAGTTGGAGGTAATGGACCAGGTACTGGAAGAATGCTTTGCCGCTGAGCCCGGGGGTGGACCCATTACCGGCCTGGCCGATAGTTTAGGCGGCCGCGGCGATGCCAACCTGGTGGAGCTGGTGTTAAAGGTCTGGGAGTTTACCAGGAGCCTCCCCTGGCCGGAGGCCTGGCTGGAGGAAGCGGTGGCAGCCTATCGTGTGCCTGCCGGTACTCCCCTGGAATCTCTCCCCTGGTACCGGGAAATCAAAGAAGTAATTGCCTTGCGGCTGCAGGAAACGGCCTTTTACCTCCGTGAGGCCATGAGGTTGTCCGCCAGCCCCAGCGGCCCGGCCATCTACCTGGACAACCTGGAAAGGGAGGAAAGCCAGGTGGCCGGCCTCCTGGCCGGGCTGGACTGCCTTACATGGAACCAGGTGTGTGAGCGCCTGACGGCCTTTAGTTTCGGCAGGCTGAAGGCCGTCCGGGGCGGGAGCGTGGATGAAAGGCTGAAGGAAAAGGCCACCGGGTACCGGGACCAGGCGAAAAAGCTGCTCAAAGAGTTGCAGGAAGAATTCTGCCGTGATGAAGCTGCCATCAGGGCCGAACTGGATCGTGTAAGGGAACTGGTGACGGCCCTGGTGGAGGTGGTCCGCCGCTTTGACGCGGCCTTCAGGGAGTTGAAACGCCGCCGCGGCCTGGTGGACTTCGGCGACCTGGAGCACCTGTGCCTGCAGGTCCTCCTGGACCCGGAAGCCCGGCCCGGCGAGCTGCGGCCTTCGGCATTAGCCCTGGAACTGCGCCAGCGTTTTGAAGAGGTACTGGTGGATGAGTACCAGGACATAAACAGCATCCAGGACGCCATCCTGGCCCTGGTTTCCCGCCAGGAAGTAATCTCCCCCTGTGACGGCCCTGGCCAGGCTTCCGGCCAGGGGACAGCCCTGCCGGTTGCCGGGGCCCCCAATCTCTTCATGGTAGGCGATGTCAAGCAGAGCATTTACCGCTTCCGCCTGGCCAACCCGGAGCTTTTCCTGGCTAAATACCGCCAGTACCAGGAAAGGGAAGGGGAGTTAAATCGCCGCATCCTCCTTAAGGCCAATTTCCGCAGCCGCCAGGGGATAATTGACGGGGTAAACTTTATCTTCCGCCAGGTCTTTTCTCCTTTGGTGGGGGAACTGGATTATGACGCCGCTGCGGCCTTAGTTAGCCGGGCCGGCTACCCGGAGCACCCGGCGGCCGCAACGCCGGCGATAGAAGTTTACCTCCAGGAGAGACAGCTGGAAGGAGAGGCCGGGGCAGACCCTGAAGAGGATACGGCTGGCGCCGGGGAAGGGGCGGTGGAACCGGCAGGTGCGGCGGCCGGGCAAATGGACCCGGAAGATTTAACGGCCCTGGAGCGGGAGGCGTGGCTCGTGGCCCGGCGCATCCGGCAGCTGGTCCAGGGAACACCGGAACGGCCCGGGCCGGAATGCCAGGTCTGGGACCCGGAAAGGCAGGCCTACCGGGATGTAACCTATCGGGATATAGTCATCCTGCTGCGGGCCACGCAGGACCGGGCGCCGGTATTTATAGAAGCCCTGCAGCAGTATGATATACCGGCCTACGCCGACCTGGGCAGCGGTTACTTTGCCGCCACGGAAGTTGAAACCATCCTCTCCCTGCTGCGTGTGATCGACAACCCTCACCAGGATATCCCCCTGGCGGCTGTGCTGCGTTCCCCCCTGGTGGGACTGACGGCCGGGGAACTGGCCCGCATCCGCCTGGCGACCCCGGGGGAAGATTTCTTTACCGCCGTCATGAACGCCGCCGGGGTTGGGGAGGAGCAGCGTGTGACGGCTGGTGACTGCTCTGGAGATTCTGGCCTGGGTTCAGGGGCTATTTCTCCGTATGCCAGCGAATTGCCCGGCCGGAACTCCTGTTCCCCGGCAGGTGGTGTCCAGCCTCCCTGTACCTCAGCAGGAGGGGACCTGCCTCCTTCTTCCAGGGCAGAAAGGGAAGAGGGAGATGCCGCCCGGGAAAAGGACCTGGCCGCCCGCCTGCGCGGCTTTTTAGCCCGCCTGGACAGGTGGCGGACCATGGCCCGCCGCCAGCCCCTGGGGGATCTCGTCTGGCAGCTGTACCGGGAAACGGGGTACCTGGAGTTTGCCGGCGGCCTGCCGGGAGGCGCCCAGCGCCAGGCGAACTTGCGCGCCCTCCTGGACAGGGCGCGCCAGTTTGAGGGCTTTGCCCGCCACGGCCTGTTTCGCTTTTTGCGTTTTATCGAACGGCTGCAGCAGAATGAAGGCGACCTGGGTACGGCCCGCCCCCTGGGAGAAAATGAAGACGTCGTCCGGGTCATGAGCATTCATAAAGCCAAGGGGCTGGAGTTCCCGGTGGTGATTGTGGCTGACCTGGGTAAAGGCTTTAACTTCCAGGATCTTTCCGGGGATGTTCTCCTCCACGGCAAGCTGGGCCTGGCGCCTCTCTACCTGGATGCTGCCGCCGGCATTAAGTATCCGACTTTGCCCTACCTGGCGGCAGCCCACCGCCTGCGCCTGGAAGCCTTAAGCGAAGAGGTCCGCATCCTCTATGTCGCCATGACCAGGGCGCGGGAGAAACTCATCCTGGTGGGTTCGGCCCGGGATTTGCCCAAACAGGCAGAAAACTGGTGCGCCGGTTTGTTTGTTGATGAAGAACAGCTTCCTCCCATGCTCACGGCCCGGGCGAGAAGCCCCCTGGACTGGCTGGCTGCCGCCCTGGCCCGTCATACCCACGGCGCGCCTCTGCGGCAGCTGGCGGGGATAGAGGAAGGCTGTCTCCTGGATGACCCGTCTTGCTGGCAGGTAGAAGTGGTAAAGGCACCGGCCCTCCCTGCCGTTACGGGCGAGGTACCTTGGGAACCTGCCGCAGTTCCAGGATACAGCCCGGGAAATTCTCCCGGCATGGATGAGCAAGCACCCGGGGGAGAAGCTGACCACGCCCGGCTGCGGCAGGAGGTAGACCGGCGCCTTTCCTGGGTATACCCGTGGCAGCCCATGACAGCCCTGCCGGTTAAACTGGCCGTCACCGACCTGAAGCGGCGCTTTGATGTCTTTAATGAGGGCGATACCCCCGTACGACCTGGCGGCAACGGCTTTACCCGCCGGCCCCTTTTCCTCCAGGCCAGCCAGGGCCTGACGGCAGCCGAGCGTGGCACCGCCACCCACCTGGTCCTGCAGCACGTCGACTTGAGCAAACCGGTAACGGGGGAAAGCCTGGCCGGGTTGTTGCAGGAAATGGTAGGGCGGGAGATCCTGACGCCGGAGCAGGCGGCCGCCGTCGATACCAGCGCCATTGTCACCTTTTTTGCCGGTCCCCTGGGCCGGCGCCTCCTGGCACGCCCGGAGAAGGTAAAGCGGGAACTGCCCTTTTCCCTGGCCGTGCCCGCCGCCGGGCTCTACCCCGGCCTACCGGCGGAAGCGGCTGCAGACGAAATCATCCTGGTCCAGGGCATCATCGACTGCCTGGTCGACGAGGAAGACGGCTTTTTGCTCCTGGACTTCAAGACGGGCCGGATCCCCCCCGACCCCCTGGCCGCCTACCGGGAGCAGGTGCAATTGTACGCCCGGGCAGTATCAATTATCTTTAAACGTGATGTCAAGGAAGCCTACCTTTATTTCCTTGATGGAGGTGTAGAATTTAAGGTAATCGGGTAG
- the addB gene encoding helicase-exonuclease AddAB subunit AddB, whose product MALRLVLGRAGSGKTRLCLEEIKAALAEGPAGPALIILTPEQATLQMELDLHRAVPCPGFSRAQVLSFRRLGWRVFQEAGGAARPHLGEMGKRMALRAIVNARQGDLTLFASLAGRTGFIEQLAHTIAELKLYRVEPGDLRRVAEHYRETGRGETILGRKLHDLALIYSDLETYLAGRYLDPDDYLALLARRLPETSFVKGACVWVDGFNGFTPQEEAVLQALMAAAARVTVTLCLDPALRHRQLGETELFHPTGDTYHRLQRLARAAGVNIEADVLLTGTPPRFQAAPALAHLEAHFGRWPLKPFKGSPDGIRLVAAASRRLEVEAAAREILRLAREENLRFREMAVLVRDLEPYHDLIVNTFRDYNIPFFIDRRRPVGHHPLIELVRAALETVLENWAYDPVFRYLKSDLVPVSRKEVDLLENYVLAHGIRGRQWLEDRPWQFKNRRDLEDPPDAGSDAAAVAAVNMAREQASRHLRRFYQVVQGRTLTIQEITAAIFDLLQELQVNRQLEAWHRQALAAGDLDAAQEHEQVWEGLMDLLDELVTALGDTPMELAEYAAILDTGMESLKLRLIPPALDQVVVGTLDRSRQPELQAALVLGVGEGVLPARLPEDATFSDREREELQAAGIELAPAGSLRLFHEEYLAYLALTRSRRFLWLSYPLADAEGRALAPSPLIRRLRQLLPGLQEENAGPDLPEGEAGLDYLTAPRQAAGHLARILSQKRSLPPLWQEVYLWLEQDRDRERWLALLGGINYRNQVEPLEAPLVDKLYPGPLRSSISRLETFAACPFRYFLAYGLKLQERQLYQVDPAGMGQFYHAALKLFVEELKRSGRDWSEVSDEEAAAILSRVVEELAPALQHEILSSSARYSYLRKKLEQTLQRVLEVLNEHARRGEFRPFMVEASFSRRGDLPPLVLEAGPGRQVILEGRVDRIDVARYQGRAYLRVIDYKSSQTGLELDRVYHGLSLQLPLYLQAALAAAPQVLGEPAEPAGILYFAVRNPTLRQRAPVREAAEVARLRRQALKMRGLLLAEPEIIKLMDKAVESTPDLLPVRLNKDGSLRRGAPAATREQMALLLALARVRAAGLAGDILSGRVEISPYRLDKATGCDSCPYRPVCGFDLQVPGTAYRRLPRIDSHNFWEVAARQCSKSR is encoded by the coding sequence TTGGCTTTACGTCTGGTCCTCGGCCGCGCCGGGTCGGGCAAGACGCGCCTTTGTCTCGAAGAAATCAAGGCTGCCCTTGCTGAGGGGCCGGCAGGCCCGGCCCTCATTATCCTCACCCCGGAGCAGGCCACCCTGCAGATGGAACTGGATTTACATAGAGCCGTCCCCTGCCCGGGCTTCAGCCGTGCCCAGGTCTTGAGTTTTCGCCGCCTGGGCTGGCGGGTTTTCCAGGAGGCCGGCGGTGCGGCCCGGCCGCACCTGGGGGAGATGGGCAAGCGCATGGCCTTGCGGGCCATTGTCAATGCCCGCCAGGGTGATTTGACCCTTTTTGCCTCCCTGGCCGGTCGCACCGGGTTTATTGAACAGCTTGCCCATACCATCGCTGAACTGAAGCTTTACCGGGTGGAGCCCGGCGACCTCCGGCGGGTAGCAGAGCATTACCGGGAGACCGGCCGGGGGGAAACCATTCTGGGCCGCAAGCTCCACGACCTGGCCCTGATTTACAGCGACCTGGAGACTTACCTGGCCGGGCGCTACCTGGATCCCGACGATTACCTGGCCTTACTCGCCCGGCGGCTGCCGGAAACGAGCTTTGTTAAAGGAGCTTGCGTCTGGGTCGATGGCTTCAACGGTTTCACCCCCCAGGAAGAGGCCGTTCTCCAGGCTTTGATGGCTGCGGCCGCCCGGGTAACGGTCACCCTCTGCCTGGACCCGGCCTTAAGGCACCGGCAGCTGGGCGAGACGGAACTCTTCCACCCCACCGGCGACACCTACCACCGCCTGCAGCGCCTGGCCCGGGCCGCCGGGGTTAATATCGAGGCCGACGTTTTACTTACGGGCACCCCGCCCCGTTTCCAGGCAGCCCCGGCCCTGGCCCACCTGGAGGCCCATTTTGGCCGCTGGCCCCTGAAACCTTTTAAAGGCTCGCCGGACGGTATCAGGTTGGTGGCAGCAGCCAGCCGCCGCCTGGAAGTCGAGGCGGCAGCCAGGGAGATTTTGCGCCTGGCCCGGGAAGAGAACTTGCGCTTCCGGGAAATGGCTGTCCTGGTGCGCGACCTGGAGCCCTATCACGACCTCATTGTCAATACCTTCCGCGACTATAACATCCCCTTTTTTATCGACCGCCGCCGGCCGGTAGGTCACCACCCCCTCATCGAGCTGGTGCGGGCGGCCCTGGAAACCGTCCTGGAAAACTGGGCCTACGATCCCGTCTTCCGCTACCTGAAGAGCGACCTGGTGCCCGTCTCCCGTAAAGAAGTCGACCTGCTGGAGAATTACGTCCTGGCCCACGGTATCCGCGGCCGCCAGTGGCTGGAGGACCGTCCCTGGCAGTTTAAAAACCGCCGCGACCTGGAGGACCCCCCGGATGCAGGAAGCGATGCTGCCGCCGTGGCAGCCGTCAACATGGCCCGGGAACAAGCCAGCCGGCACCTGCGGCGCTTTTACCAGGTCGTCCAGGGCCGTACCCTGACGATACAAGAGATCACGGCCGCCATCTTTGACTTGCTGCAGGAACTCCAGGTCAACCGGCAACTGGAAGCGTGGCACCGGCAGGCCCTGGCCGCCGGGGACCTCGACGCCGCCCAGGAACACGAGCAGGTCTGGGAAGGCCTCATGGACCTCCTGGACGAGCTGGTCACGGCCCTGGGGGATACTCCCATGGAGCTGGCGGAGTATGCCGCCATCCTGGATACCGGTATGGAAAGCCTGAAGCTCAGGCTCATCCCCCCGGCCCTGGACCAGGTGGTGGTGGGTACCCTGGACCGTTCCCGCCAGCCGGAACTCCAGGCCGCCCTGGTCCTGGGAGTGGGGGAAGGGGTGCTGCCGGCGCGGCTGCCGGAAGACGCCACCTTCAGCGACCGGGAAAGGGAGGAGCTGCAGGCGGCCGGGATTGAGCTGGCACCGGCCGGTTCTTTAAGGCTTTTCCACGAAGAATACCTGGCCTACCTGGCCCTGACCCGCTCCCGGCGTTTCCTCTGGCTCAGTTACCCCCTGGCCGACGCCGAGGGCAGGGCCCTGGCGCCTTCCCCACTGATCCGGCGGCTGCGCCAGCTGCTGCCGGGACTCCAGGAAGAGAACGCCGGCCCGGATCTCCCGGAGGGCGAAGCCGGCCTCGACTACCTGACGGCACCGCGCCAGGCGGCCGGCCACCTGGCCCGTATTTTAAGCCAGAAACGTTCCCTGCCCCCCCTGTGGCAGGAGGTTTACCTCTGGCTGGAGCAGGACCGGGACAGGGAGAGGTGGCTGGCCCTCCTGGGCGGTATCAATTACCGCAACCAGGTCGAGCCCCTGGAGGCGCCACTTGTTGACAAACTTTACCCCGGGCCTTTACGCAGCAGCATCTCCCGCCTGGAAACCTTTGCTGCCTGCCCCTTCCGCTACTTCCTGGCCTATGGGCTTAAACTCCAGGAAAGGCAGCTGTACCAGGTGGACCCGGCGGGCATGGGCCAGTTTTACCACGCCGCTTTGAAGCTCTTTGTGGAGGAATTAAAGCGCAGCGGCCGCGACTGGAGTGAGGTGAGCGACGAGGAGGCGGCGGCCATCCTCAGCCGGGTAGTGGAAGAGCTGGCCCCGGCCCTCCAGCATGAGATTTTAAGCAGCAGCGCCCGCTACAGTTACCTCCGCAAAAAGCTCGAGCAGACCCTGCAGCGGGTCCTGGAGGTCCTTAACGAACACGCCCGGCGGGGAGAGTTTCGCCCCTTTATGGTAGAAGCCTCTTTTAGCCGGCGGGGGGACCTGCCGCCCCTGGTACTGGAAGCCGGTCCCGGCCGGCAGGTCATCCTGGAAGGCAGGGTGGACCGCATCGATGTCGCCCGTTACCAGGGCCGGGCCTACCTGCGGGTCATCGACTACAAGAGCAGCCAGACCGGCCTGGAACTGGACAGGGTCTACCACGGTCTTTCCCTGCAGCTACCCCTCTACCTGCAGGCGGCCCTGGCAGCGGCGCCGCAGGTTTTAGGTGAACCTGCCGAACCGGCCGGTATCCTCTATTTTGCCGTCAGGAATCCTACTCTAAGGCAGAGGGCGCCGGTCCGGGAGGCCGCTGAGGTGGCCAGACTACGCCGCCAGGCCCTGAAAATGCGCGGCCTGCTCCTGGCAGAGCCGGAGATTATCAAGCTCATGGATAAGGCAGTGGAATCGACGCCGGACCTGCTGCCGGTACGGTTGAATAAAGACGGCAGCCTGCGCCGGGGCGCGCCGGCAGCCACCCGCGAGCAAATGGCTCTCCTCCTGGCCCTGGCCCGGGTTAGGGCTGCCGGCCTGGCAGGGGACATCCTGTCCGGCCGGGTGGAGATCAGCCCCTACCGCCTGGATAAGGCTACCGGTTGCGATTCCTGCCCCTACCGGCCCGTATGTGGCTTTGACCTCCAGGTACCCGGCACCGCCTACCGCCGCCTGCCCCGCATCGATAGCCATAATTTCTGGGAGGTAGCAGCCCGGCAATGTTCGAAAAGCAGATAG